GCTAGTGAGTGGTTGAGCGTGCGAAGAAAATTCATAATTTTGAGATCTCCAAAGATATATTTTCTCCATCTTTAAAGATTTTGCATCGATATCCCAAAGTGCTTGAAAATGAGGTAAGCAGAGTGAGATCGGGAGTATTTCTGAGTTGAATTAAAATAGAGTTTTCATATCGGATTGAGACAATATCTTGGGGAGCCAAAAAAGGAAGAACCCTAGAGAGAATAAGGAGTTTTTGCTCTTCTTTAAAAGAAAAATCATAAAGAGCTGAGAGCATTGCTTGATTTTGTGAGTGGATAGTTTGAAACGCTTGAAGTGAAGTCGGCGAAGAATCTGGAGGGAGTTTTTGGTGCAGAGTTTTAAGAGAATGCACAAGATAATTTTTATAAAGATATAAGCCCAAAATAGCGCTAAGAAGTATTCCCAAGGCTCCACAAAATCCTACCCAAAAGAAGCTTGCTTGACGAGTTTGGGTATTTTGGGTCAAAGGATTAAGATTGATGAAGTTTGTGAGTGTGATGGGGGATGAAAGATGAGAGAGTGAGAAGCCAAGTTGTTGATGAAAGAGGGATAAGAGGGGAGTGATAGGGGTAGAGCATTTGGATTGAAAATGCTGAATTTGTGCCATCTCCCCTGTGTGAGTGAGACAGTAAATTGTTGAAACTTCATAAGAAAATAAAAGCTTAATATGTTGAAGACACAAAGAGTAATCATCTTGAAATTCTTTATAAAAGAGAAGTTTTTGATTCTGATAGAAGCAGAAACAGTTTTTATCTTGAGAAAGGAAGATACAAGCCATAGGCGTCTCAAAACACAAGGGAAGCAAGATGTCAAGGGTATGGGGGTTTTGATTTTTAGAAAAGATTGGAGCAAAAAAGCCAAAATATTCTTGTGTAAGGTTTTGGTAGAAAAAATATGAATAATAGGATGTTTGTATGTTAAGGGTTTGATTTTGATAGGCTTGGGCGATAAGTTCTTGCTCTGAAAGTTGTGCTTTTGAGGGAAAGGTTTGAGTGATGCATGAAGAAGAAGGGATAAGCGTGATTGGGGTATTATGTTTTGTGACAAAAGGAGCTTTTTTCATGAGTTCCTCTTTTGGTGGAATAAAAAATCTTACCAAAAAGAGGAACTAAAATCAATAAAAAAAGATTTCTAAAGGATAATTTTCTCCTTTTTCTTGGAGGGAAATATATGCTTTAATCCTTAAAAGATTTTCATGCTCATAAACAAATTCTTTGGCCTTTTCAAACATAGAATAATCCAAAAGTACATAAGCATATGCTTCATAAAACTTAGAATCTTGTGATGCAAGTCGTGCAAAAAGTGAAATGCAAAAGTCTGGATCAAAATGGCTTTTGAGCTCTTGGATAAGCGGAATAATGGCTTGCTGATCAAGATTTGAAAAAAGCTTAAGAAAAGCTTCTTGATCCAATCGATATCCATGTTGCAAAAAATATCTTAAAAGCTCAGAGGTTGTTTTGGAATCAAATTGCACTTTAATGAGTTTTTGGATTGTTTTTTCAGAGATTGAGTTTTGATCTAGTAGAGTGTGTAGAGCAAAAGTCTTGAGAGATTCTGAATAATCTTCATCTAAAACTTTTTGTGCAAATTTCAAATCCGATTTAATCTTGTTTTGGAGATTTTTTTCCCAAAATATTGAATGAGGTTTGAGATGATTTGTGGATATGCCTCCTTTTTCAATTTCTTCAAAATCTGAAAATAAATGATCGATTTTTGTATTTTTACTCAGCGGAGTTCCTAGTTTTGGATGCATTGTTATTTTTTGCAAGATATTTGAGAGTGTTTGAAAGGAAGGAGTTTTGAAGGCTAGTTGTGCCCCTTCTTTTTCTAAAAGTTGATTTTTGATTTGCTCGATAAGATTCTCAAAATCTTTTTTTAGGCGATACTCAAAGAGAAATTTTTTGGCCCAATCGCTAGCAAAGAAGAATAGAGATCCGATAAAAAAAATCAAAAGACTAAGGCTAATCCAAACGGCTAAGGGAAGAGACAAAGTGTATTGAAAGAGAGAGAGTGGGATAGGGGAAGAATTAAAAACATAAGAGCCTCCTCCCACTAGAATACAAAATACAATGAAATATAAGAAATAATGGCGCATCTTAGTCCTTTTTACATGCTTTTTTCATAGATTTCGCGGCAAATGATGCAGTATTGTGCATGAGGTTTGACCCACAATCTATTTTCATCAATATCATCTCCGCACATTTCGCAGATTCCAAAAAGACCATTTTCAATCTTTTGAAGAGAGCTTTGAATGGCTTTTGCCTCAACCTCATATTGATGCAGAAGAGAAGCATTAAGCATTCCCTGAGAATTTGCTGAGATCATATCTGCCTGATCCCCATGTGTCTGGTGGTTGATCTCAAGAAGGGAATCGTTTGCAATTGCAATATGACTCTCTAAAATAGACAACCTTTCTTCTAATGTTTTTTTAAATTTTTCAAGCGTTTTTCTTTCCATGGTTTATTCTCCTATTTGTGATAAGGGTGTTTTACGTTGATACTTCCTCCTCTATAGATTTGTTCACATAAAATAATTTTTGCAATCTGATGAGAAAAAGTCAGAGAGCTCAAAGAGATATTTGTCGTTTTTTTTAAGAATTCTTCTTCAAATCCATATGCTCCACCAATAAAAAAACAAATCTCGCTTTTGCCTTCCAAGAATTGAGCAAATTCAAAAGAATCCATCATTTTTCCTTGAGGATGCAGAGAAACATTGTGTTGGGATAGGTGAGGAGAAAAAGTTTGCGTGTATGATTTTTGGGCTTCTTTGGCTGAAATTTTTTGGGCCTTAGCGACATGAGCAGGAAAAAGATCAAAAAGTTCAAGAGAGATTCCAATTCCACGACATTGTTTGATGTAATCTTGATAAAAAGGTTTCAAAGAATCGTTTTTAACGATTGAGAAGACATTGATTTTCATAATTTGGATTGAGTAGCCTTATGAGGTTTGATAATGTTTCCTTGAGATTTTTGCGTTCTACAACCATATCGATGAGCCCATGTTCAAGCAAAAATTCTGCTGTTTGAAAGCCTTCGGGTAGGTCAGAGCCAATTGTTTGTTTGATAACTCTTGGACCTGCAAAACCAATCGTGGCTCCAGGTTCTGCAAGAATAATATCTCCCAAGAAAGCAAAGCTAGCACTTACGCCACCAAAAGTTGGATCAGTCAGAAGAGAAATGAAGGGAAGCTTAT
Above is a genomic segment from Helicobacter kayseriensis containing:
- the dksA gene encoding RNA polymerase-binding protein DksA; the protein is MERKTLEKFKKTLEERLSILESHIAIANDSLLEINHQTHGDQADMISANSQGMLNASLLHQYEVEAKAIQSSLQKIENGLFGICEMCGDDIDENRLWVKPHAQYCIICREIYEKSM
- a CDS encoding 23S rRNA (pseudouridine(1915)-N(3))-methyltransferase RlmH, with the translated sequence MKINVFSIVKNDSLKPFYQDYIKQCRGIGISLELFDLFPAHVAKAQKISAKEAQKSYTQTFSPHLSQHNVSLHPQGKMMDSFEFAQFLEGKSEICFFIGGAYGFEEEFLKKTTNISLSSLTFSHQIAKIILCEQIYRGGSINVKHPYHK